The Cuculus canorus isolate bCucCan1 chromosome 14, bCucCan1.pri, whole genome shotgun sequence genomic sequence CCATTCCCTCATTTTTACGAACCATCCCTTGTTTTTATGAACTATCCCTTGTTTTTACCAACCATCCCTCGTTTTTACGAAACCTCCCTCATTTTTACGAACTATTCCTCGTTTTTTACGAACTATCCCTCGTTATTTTCGAACTATCCATCTATCCCTCTCTTTTTTCGAACCATTCCTCGTTATTTTCgaaccatccatccatccctctcTTTTTTCGAATAATCCCTCGCTTTTTTCGAATAATCCCTcgcttttttttcccaaccatCCCCCGTTTTTCCTAACGGGaccattaaaaaggaaaagagaggcaCAAAGAGCCGCGATACGGCTCCGACAGCCGCGGAACGGCCCTCCGGGCCGGAGCCGGCTCTGCCCGGGGCGGCGGGACGGGGCGGCCCCGAGGGCGCGGGACTCACCGCCACTTGGTGCGCCGGTTCTGGAACCAGGTTTTCACCTGGGCATCCGTCATCTTGAGGGACTTGGCGAGGGCAGCGCGTTCGGCCGACGCCAGGTACTTCTGCCGGTGGAAGCGCTTCTCCAGCTCGCAGATCTGCACCCGGGAGAAGGAGGTGCGCGGCTTCTTGCGCTTCGGCGGGGTCCGGTTCTGGTAGGGATGCCCGATCCGACGGGTCACCGTAAAGGGCGtcagcgccgccgccgctgcccggGGGAAGCACAGGGGTCACCGCACGGGGACGAAGGGACCggctctccccctcccctcctcccgcAGGGCGGTTTTTCGGGTGGCTGCGAGCGCGGGGAGGGGAAACATCCATCGAGCCGCCTCCGCCGTTATTATTCCCGTTATCCCTACAATTATTTCGTTTCCTATCAATCGTCCGCCTGTGCGTTCGTTGCCGCGAggcggtggggggggggggatgtcTGTCCCGCCCCGCCTTACCTGTGAACCTGTCCTTGACGAAGCGcctgctgctctccatccaggggaagctgaggctgcccaggccGGGCACGGCGGGCACGGCGGGGATGGGCGGCGGCACGGCCCCGGGGACGGGCCGGTGCGCCGGCACCCGGATCACGCCGGCGGGGGCCAGGCTGAGGTTCACACTGTAAGATCCCGAATCCTCGAAGGGGGCGGCGATGGCCGGGAAAGGGGCCGGCAGGGCCGGGTAGGGAGCGCGGCCGCCGGGGCCGCCCAGGAAGGTGGCGCCGTCGGGGCCCCGCGGGGGAGGCGGAGGGGCAGCGCCGTCCTGCTCGGGGCCGCTGAGGATCTGGTCGATGCCGAAGCTGATGGGTTcgtgctggtgctgctggcccTGCGCTCCCGCCGGCGgatccatcctcctcctcctcccctctccgcCCGCCGCGCTCTGAGAGGCGCCGCCGCTCCGCCGGCCCGGCCGGCCCCGCCGCACCGACACAAACTTTGCCGCGCGCGCGCCCCGACGGCCGCCCCGGCACCGCCCGCGCCCCCCCGCGCAGCCATTGGCCGCCGCACGCCCGGCCcccgcgctcccattggccgAGGGGGGGGCGGGACATCGGCGGGGAGGTGGCTCCGACAGCCCCGAGCCGCCCCGGCACTGCCCGCCCCGTCTACGCCATCCACGGGCACTGCCCGCCCCGTCCAGCCCCCCTCGGACACTGCTCGCTCCGTCCATCCCCACTCATAGTCCACGGCCCGTCCATTGTTCGTCCGTTGCCCGCtccatccattcccatcccctccccactccctccccgTCCATTGCCCGCTCCTACCCCGCTCCCTCCCTGTCTATCGCCCGTTCCCATCCCGCGCTCTCCCCATCCATTGCCCGCCCAGTCCATCCCCTCGCACTCCCTCTGAGTCCATCCCCACTCTCATCCTGCTCTCTCCCCGTCCATCCCCACTCCCTCCCCGTCCATTCTCCTCTCCATTTCCGCTCCCCCCACCCCGGACCCTCGCCGCCCGTTGCCCGTTCCCATCCCGCGCTCTCCCCATCCATTGCCCGCCCCGTCCATCCCCTCCACTCCCTCTGAGTCCATCCCCATTCTCATCCTGCTCTCTCCCCGTCCATTGCCCGCTCCGTCCATCCCTCCCGTCCCTCCCCGCGGGTCCCGGTCCCGGGTGGGTCCCGGCCGTGCCCGGTGTCGCCCCCGCGGGGCAGATTCCGTTCGTGCTTCATTTGCGCCGCCGAGCTCGCTCGCAGACGCTTCCCTGACATCCAAAATTGGACCAAAGGcgttaaaaattaaataacgCTCCGGCTGCATTTACTTAGTTCCAGTCTTataaagggaaatgaaaacagGGAATAGAATTTCCCTCTTAATAGGATGTAATGGCATTTGATCAGCACCTGGCGGGGCGATCCCGGGATGCCGGAGCGGGGACGGGAGGGACTTGATTCGTTTTTACACCTTTTAGGATTCAATTACCGGCAGCGAACGGTCCCGCCCCCCCGAGGGAGCCTTTCCTTCCCCCCGAGGGAGCCTTTCCTGTCCCCCGGGGGAGCCTTTCCTGCCCCCCGGATCCGCGGGCACCGGCCCCGACGGTGGCTGCGGAGGCTCCGCTCCGGGTGTCCCGGCCCCGACGGAGCCGCACCGCTGCCGGAGTCCCTTCGCCCCGAGCGGGGACACCCGCTTAGGAAGCCACGGGGGGGGGGCGCAGCGGCCGCTCCCCCTCTCCGACGGGTGTTTAATTGCCGTGTTAATGACCCACGGGCGCTGCGGAGCCGGAGGTCCCCGGGCGTGATGGGAGCGCGTCCCCTCCCGTCGGGGGGAGCATCCCTGGCCCGTGGCTCGGAGCGCCCCGCTCCCCGCGGACATTAACGCCGCAATTCAACACCCCCTCCCCTTCAGTGTCACCGTTCCCCCCCTCGGGGCATCCTAATGGGATTGTTCCCTCTGCCCGCGGAGCGAATCGGAGCGAATCCATCCCGGGAAACCCGCGCGGGGAGGGACCCGGGGAGCtggatgagggggaaaaggaggaggggggaaaaagggaagggaggggggaaaaagaaaaaaaaaagacaaaaaaaaaaaacccgatggagggtaaataaataaataaagtgacACCCAGTCCTGAATCAGGGCAGGCTTTGTTAGAGAAAATTGCGGCTCGATCTGCATAATGGGGActcgggctgcccaaggcgaTCTTTTTATTGCGTGTGTGTCTGCTGTTATCAATTTTGTGAACGATTTCACAGGGAGCCTGGCAGACTTGAGCTGGAATAATATGCAAAGATGAGCTTTGAATAATGAATGATGTGCTTTTAAACCAATTCCAAAGTGTCTGTGATAGTACAATATGAAAAGGGGTGGTAAGTAATAGTATATTTAAAAGGCGCTAGTATGTTTTTAttactatatttaaaaagatatcTATATTATTTTTGTGAAATGGATAATATATCACGGAGTCTTTGATAATCAGCTaaacaatacatttttctttgggaaaactCTCCTGGTTTTACACAGTTAAATATAGAGTATCAGCGCATGGCTCCGTAATGCTCGGCTACCTTATTAAATATTAACTCTATTTTAATATtagcttttaaatttaatatgtTGACGTTCTGCAGTTTTACTTTAATTATGTTTTATAATTAATAACCCGGGACGTATGGTATCCTTAAATGCAGCTCTCCCGCAGCCGCCTCGGCTCCTGAGCCCCTCCAAGCCCCTCGGCCCCGTTCCCCAAATCTGCCTCCACTTTGCCAGGTGCTGCGTTTCATGTCTCCGTGCTGGACCCCACTCCTGGGATCCCCTTGGAGCAAAGTGCTGGACCCCACTCCTGGGATCCCCTTGGAGCAAGCAGAGCCGCAGTCGGGAGGGACTGaggtccccatgtcccctgcaACAGCGCTGCCAGCGCTGCTGGGATGACCGTGGTGCAGGGATGAACGTGTCCCCCCAAATCAGGCTGCTGGGGAGCCAGACACAGCTCAgggcacccccagcaccccgcAGGCAGCTCCTGGTCATGGGGGTGCAGCTGAGGGCAAAGAGTTTGCACCCATTTGGGCTCCAGCCCCcaggcacagaatcacagaatcaccaggttggaaaagacctcttggatcattgagtcgaaccattcctatcaaacactaaaccgtgtccctgagcacctcatccacctgtcttttaaatacctccagggaagatgactccacccctccctgggcagcctctgccagggcccaatgactccttctgtgaagaattttttcctgatatccagtctgaccctcccctggcacagcttgaggccattcccccttgtcctgtcccctgtcactagggagaagagcccagctccctcctctccacaacctcctttcaggtagttgtagagagcaataaggtctcccctcagcctcctcttctccaggctaaacaaccccagctctctcagcccctccttgtaagacttgttctccagcccctcaccagcttcgctgctcttctctggacacactccagagcctcaacatccttcttgtggtgaggggtccagaactgaacacagtactcaaggtgtggtctcaccagtgccgagtacagagggagaatcacctccctggccctgctggtcacactgtttctaacacaagccaagatgccattggccttcttggccccctgggcacactactggctcatgttcagtcactgtcaac encodes the following:
- the TLX3 gene encoding T-cell leukemia homeobox protein 3, coding for MDPPAGAQGQQHQHEPISFGIDQILSGPEQDGAAPPPPPRGPDGATFLGGPGGRAPYPALPAPFPAIAAPFEDSGSYSVNLSLAPAGVIRVPAHRPVPGAVPPPIPAVPAVPGLGSLSFPWMESSRRFVKDRFTAAAALTPFTVTRRIGHPYQNRTPPKRKKPRTSFSRVQICELEKRFHRQKYLASAERAALAKSLKMTDAQVKTWFQNRRTKWRRQTAEEREAERQQASRLMLQLQHDAFQKSLNESIQPDPLCLHNSSLFALQNLQPWEEESAKIPPVTSLV